In Desulfonatronospira thiodismutans ASO3-1, a single window of DNA contains:
- a CDS encoding amidohydrolase: MSSLLIKDVLLKDRIVDVLIRNGRFQDIAPGLEEPEAQVLDGRDKAILPSFINSHTHAAMTLLRGYADDLDLHTWLTQHIWPFEHQLTFNDVYIGAKLACLEMIKTGTTFFCDMYWHMPATLKAVEEMGIRAALSSVFIDFGDPAKAKQFRSRTRKFFRENDRHERIIFCLGPHGIYTVSRDSLVWVSEFAREHDLLIHIHVSETRKEVEDCLQENGLRPVEYLESIGFLGPNVIACHSIWLTEKEMDMLARHGVKVVHNPVSNMKLASGLFPYQDMRKRNICIGLGTDGCSSNNNLDMLQEIKTGALLGKSSTGEPTVFPAQEAWECATINGGEIFGLEAGTIAVGQLADCILVDLDHHTLIPRHDLISNLVYSASSECIDTTICNGRVLMQGRKVPGEEQIIQEIKEWEENLKNRP, from the coding sequence ATGTCTTCACTGCTTATAAAAGACGTCCTGTTGAAAGACCGTATCGTTGACGTCCTGATCCGAAACGGGCGATTCCAGGATATCGCCCCCGGCCTGGAAGAACCAGAGGCTCAGGTGTTGGACGGAAGGGACAAGGCCATACTGCCCTCGTTTATCAATTCACACACACACGCCGCCATGACTCTGCTTCGCGGCTACGCCGACGACCTGGACCTGCATACTTGGCTGACCCAGCATATCTGGCCCTTTGAACACCAGCTGACTTTTAACGACGTTTATATCGGGGCCAAGCTGGCCTGTCTGGAGATGATCAAGACAGGAACCACCTTTTTTTGCGACATGTACTGGCATATGCCGGCCACCCTGAAAGCGGTGGAGGAGATGGGCATCCGTGCGGCCCTGTCCTCTGTTTTCATTGATTTCGGCGACCCGGCCAAGGCCAAGCAGTTCCGCTCCCGCACCAGGAAGTTCTTCAGAGAAAACGACAGACATGAAAGAATTATTTTCTGTCTGGGGCCGCACGGAATCTATACCGTGTCCAGGGACTCCCTGGTCTGGGTATCCGAGTTCGCCAGAGAACATGACCTGCTCATACACATCCATGTCTCTGAAACCCGGAAAGAAGTTGAAGACTGCCTGCAGGAAAACGGTCTAAGGCCGGTAGAATATCTGGAAAGCATAGGTTTTCTGGGACCCAACGTAATCGCCTGTCACAGCATATGGCTGACTGAAAAGGAAATGGACATGCTGGCCCGGCACGGGGTCAAGGTGGTGCACAATCCCGTCTCCAACATGAAACTGGCTTCAGGACTCTTTCCATATCAGGATATGCGTAAGAGAAATATCTGCATAGGTCTGGGCACTGACGGCTGCTCCTCCAATAACAACCTGGACATGCTCCAGGAGATAAAGACCGGGGCATTGCTGGGCAAGAGTTCCACCGGGGAGCCAACCGTATTCCCGGCCCAGGAAGCCTGGGAATGCGCCACTATAAACGGGGGGGAGATTTTCGGCCTGGAAGCCGGGACTATAGCCGTGGGGCAGTTGGCCGACTGCATCCTGGTGGACCTTGACCATCACACCCTGATACCCAGACACGATCTCATATCCAACCTGGTCTATTCCGCTTCCAGCGAATGCATTGACACCACCATCTGCAACGGGCGCGTCCTCATGCAGGGCCGAAAAGTGCCCGGGGAAGAGCAAATCATCCAGGAGATCAAAGAGTGGGAGGAAAATCTGAAAAACAGGCCCTGA
- a CDS encoding DUF4139 domain-containing protein, translating to MSAKLKKFMLCLTALVGISLVASFKAQASPREVLIFPDSARVWDAGKFEVQEREGRTAVRLELPAQADPSTLLVRPEAPEDLSVADVQWSRTDPEDSRRVRELRQKLQEHESSRQKQEAVLKAYQARTAFWESRRDHHEEADRMDQAAAKIFEALKLAYLEKSEAGNELEEIEKRIQELQDRLREITGPEHKTWEVLVFLEGADSLEAAGIAFDYILSGCGWEPEYRLQADSAEGGVQFTWNARVWQSSGHDWQDTRISLATLEPQTDLDPPRIPDWIVRPIPEAGLPGPRDVRMSVMEAAADKAPVQERRGQFSVWHLGEQDLAAGERPRIKIHEETWPAEFVRLLRPSRSNNAFLRAQLDLDKVQNIPPGEAVFFHDQAMVGRRDFSFTGAEKEIYFGEDPFVTAETITKASASGTRGIIRERQTYRWHFLVNVHNHHDHPVRIRLEEPRPVLGDDNMQASFDLTPEPSEETESLFIWEMDLGGGEKGEVDLQMQIQAPGDMDVDWGWRSR from the coding sequence ATGTCTGCTAAGTTAAAAAAGTTTATGCTTTGTCTGACGGCACTGGTGGGAATAAGTCTTGTGGCATCCTTCAAGGCCCAGGCATCTCCCAGGGAGGTTCTGATCTTTCCCGATTCCGCCCGGGTCTGGGATGCCGGGAAGTTTGAAGTGCAGGAAAGAGAAGGCCGGACAGCAGTGAGGCTGGAGCTCCCGGCCCAGGCTGATCCTTCCACTCTGCTGGTGCGCCCTGAAGCTCCGGAAGATCTTTCAGTGGCAGATGTGCAGTGGTCCAGGACAGACCCGGAAGATTCCAGGCGGGTCCGGGAGCTTAGACAAAAGCTCCAGGAGCATGAAAGCAGCAGACAGAAGCAGGAAGCTGTCCTGAAGGCTTACCAAGCCCGGACAGCCTTCTGGGAATCCCGCAGGGATCACCATGAGGAAGCAGACCGGATGGACCAGGCGGCTGCCAAAATCTTTGAAGCTTTGAAGCTTGCTTATCTGGAGAAGTCCGAGGCTGGGAATGAACTGGAGGAGATTGAAAAAAGAATCCAGGAGCTGCAGGACAGACTGAGGGAAATTACGGGTCCCGAGCACAAGACCTGGGAAGTGCTGGTGTTTCTGGAAGGTGCAGACAGCTTGGAAGCTGCAGGTATAGCCTTTGATTATATTCTGTCCGGGTGCGGATGGGAGCCTGAATACCGGCTGCAGGCGGATTCCGCCGAGGGCGGGGTGCAATTTACCTGGAATGCCAGGGTCTGGCAGAGCAGCGGCCATGACTGGCAGGATACCCGCATCAGTCTGGCCACCCTGGAGCCGCAGACTGACCTGGACCCTCCCCGGATTCCGGACTGGATTGTCCGCCCAATACCGGAAGCAGGCCTGCCCGGACCCAGGGACGTCAGGATGTCTGTAATGGAGGCTGCCGCGGATAAAGCACCGGTCCAGGAGCGCCGGGGACAGTTTTCCGTCTGGCATCTGGGAGAGCAGGATCTGGCAGCCGGGGAAAGGCCCAGGATAAAGATCCACGAGGAGACCTGGCCTGCAGAGTTTGTACGTCTGCTGCGCCCCAGCAGAAGCAACAATGCTTTTTTGCGGGCACAGTTGGATCTGGATAAGGTTCAGAACATTCCGCCAGGCGAGGCCGTGTTTTTTCATGACCAGGCCATGGTGGGCCGCCGGGATTTTAGTTTTACTGGAGCGGAGAAAGAGATTTATTTCGGCGAGGATCCCTTTGTTACTGCAGAGACCATCACCAAAGCCAGTGCCTCAGGTACCAGGGGGATTATCCGGGAGCGCCAGACCTACAGGTGGCATTTCCTGGTGAATGTGCACAACCATCACGACCATCCCGTGCGCATCAGGCTGGAGGAACCAAGACCGGTTCTCGGTGACGACAATATGCAGGCATCATTCGACCTGACCCCTGAACCGTCGGAAGAAACAGAGTCCTTGTTCATCTGGGAAATGGATCTGGGCGGGGGAGAAAAGGGCGAGGTGGATCTGCAGATGCAGATTCAGGCACCCGGGGATATGGATGTGGACTGGGGCTGGAGAAGCAGGTAG
- a CDS encoding FmdB family zinc ribbon protein: MPLHEFVCVDCGQEFEELILKEDETVTCPGCRGSNAQKLISACKFRTGGPVVQGSPSANAITSRSSGCGGCAGGNCSSC, translated from the coding sequence ATGCCTTTACATGAGTTTGTATGTGTGGATTGTGGACAAGAATTTGAAGAACTTATCCTCAAGGAGGACGAAACAGTAACCTGCCCCGGATGCAGGGGATCCAATGCCCAGAAACTCATATCCGCCTGCAAGTTCAGGACTGGCGGGCCGGTGGTCCAGGGCAGCCCTTCGGCCAATGCCATAACCTCCAGAAGTTCCGGATGCGGCGGGTGTGCCGGCGGAAACTGTTCCAGCTGTTAA
- a CDS encoding ATP-binding protein, with amino-acid sequence MSQEEDFLHQEQLCILEEVEKGFNIGIIGTGTGFESILQLTRNPDLEEFFPRLNLVALSQPYSRDRRLRKALEMGVKLYESHHDMLKAHPEINLVIELTDKQHMVKKLRKSLPANISMVDHNAATFLCGMLIMAEVSNKCRLNLKQQRALFEAVTDQIQDDILLLNTSGVIQDVNMGVVKRMDRKKEDIIGKHCWELFACSDASSGPGFNGTECPFRTTMEEHRPAEAMQTWVDEQGRAHYFRIYTYPVFDAAGQLSRVVEMRRDITVRTEMEKRLQQSEKLAAIGELSTYIAHEIRNPLFAIGGFANAVLRNPDLDAVSRDKVNIILQESKRLDRILKSIINFARPTEPVQQEVDVNGVVQEVMQLFNLTCKEQDVSIEMEMPPNMAKARGDPELLKQCIINLVKNALEAMPEGGTLGLETFVEWEFVVIEVSDTGKGISKEIRDKIFNPFYSTKENSGAGLGLAMTKKILDDMGGKIDVLSLEGQGTSITIRLPLFPAMPEDEK; translated from the coding sequence ATGTCCCAGGAAGAAGATTTTTTGCACCAGGAGCAGCTGTGCATACTGGAAGAAGTGGAGAAAGGCTTCAATATAGGCATCATCGGTACGGGTACCGGGTTTGAATCCATCCTGCAGCTGACCCGCAACCCTGACCTGGAAGAGTTTTTTCCCAGGCTCAATCTTGTCGCCCTGTCCCAGCCCTACTCCAGGGACAGGCGCCTGCGAAAAGCCCTGGAAATGGGGGTGAAGCTCTATGAATCCCACCATGATATGCTCAAAGCCCACCCGGAAATAAATCTGGTCATAGAGCTGACAGACAAGCAGCACATGGTCAAAAAGCTGCGCAAGAGCCTGCCGGCGAATATCTCCATGGTGGATCACAATGCTGCCACCTTTCTTTGCGGGATGCTCATCATGGCCGAGGTGAGCAACAAGTGCAGGCTGAATCTAAAACAGCAGAGGGCGCTTTTTGAAGCGGTTACAGACCAGATCCAGGACGATATACTGCTTCTTAATACCAGCGGGGTCATCCAGGATGTGAACATGGGCGTCGTCAAAAGGATGGATAGAAAAAAGGAGGACATTATAGGCAAACACTGCTGGGAACTGTTCGCCTGCAGCGATGCCTCCTCCGGACCGGGTTTCAACGGCACCGAATGTCCTTTCCGCACGACCATGGAAGAGCACCGGCCTGCAGAAGCCATGCAGACCTGGGTGGATGAGCAGGGACGAGCCCATTATTTCAGGATCTATACTTATCCTGTGTTTGATGCGGCAGGGCAGCTTTCCAGGGTGGTGGAGATGCGCCGGGACATCACCGTACGTACAGAGATGGAAAAGCGTCTGCAGCAGTCGGAAAAGCTTGCAGCCATAGGTGAACTGTCCACCTATATCGCTCATGAAATCAGAAACCCTCTTTTTGCCATTGGAGGTTTTGCCAATGCAGTGCTCAGAAATCCTGATCTGGACGCGGTTTCCAGGGACAAGGTCAACATAATTCTGCAGGAATCAAAGCGCCTGGACAGGATTCTCAAGAGCATAATCAACTTTGCCCGCCCAACTGAGCCTGTTCAGCAGGAAGTAGATGTAAACGGGGTGGTCCAGGAGGTCATGCAGCTTTTTAACTTAACCTGCAAGGAGCAGGATGTAAGCATTGAAATGGAAATGCCCCCGAATATGGCCAAAGCCAGGGGAGACCCGGAACTGCTCAAGCAGTGCATTATTAATCTGGTGAAGAATGCCCTGGAAGCCATGCCCGAGGGAGGTACATTAGGCCTGGAGACTTTTGTGGAGTGGGAGTTCGTGGTGATTGAGGTGAGCGATACCGGTAAGGGCATTTCCAAGGAAATACGGGACAAGATTTTTAACCCCTTCTATTCCACCAAAGAGAATTCAGGAGCAGGTCTGGGCCTGGCCATGACCAAGAAAATTCTGGATGACATGGGCGGAAAGATAGATGTGCTCAGCCTGGAAGGACAGGGAACAAGCATAACCATTCGTCTGCCCCTGTTCCCGGCCATGCCCGAGGATGAGAAATAG
- the thrB gene encoding homoserine kinase, which yields MSQNKEKKILQQSTCLILIGMPGSGKSTLGRILCADRRCAWVDTDYLIQAWWGMPLQAVLDHLGLEGFLDAEAELVSSINLHQAVISTGGSVVYRPRAMQHLGSLGRIVYLRAGLEVISKRISDARDRGMAVQKGFSLEQVYRQRRPLYEKYAQLVLDTDKKSPEQCVEVLRQWQKLKN from the coding sequence GTGTCGCAGAACAAAGAAAAAAAGATACTGCAGCAATCCACCTGTCTGATTTTAATCGGTATGCCGGGTTCGGGCAAGTCCACCCTGGGCAGGATTTTATGCGCAGACAGAAGGTGCGCCTGGGTTGATACGGATTATCTGATTCAGGCCTGGTGGGGAATGCCCCTGCAGGCTGTTTTAGACCACCTGGGCCTGGAGGGATTTCTTGATGCCGAGGCGGAACTGGTAAGTTCCATAAATCTGCATCAGGCGGTCATTTCCACTGGAGGAAGCGTGGTTTATCGCCCCCGGGCCATGCAGCACCTGGGAAGCCTTGGCCGCATAGTTTATCTCAGGGCCGGACTGGAGGTCATTTCTAAGCGTATCAGCGATGCCCGGGACAGGGGCATGGCGGTGCAGAAGGGTTTCAGCCTGGAGCAGGTATACCGCCAGCGCAGGCCTTTGTATGAAAAATATGCCCAACTGGTCCTGGATACGGATAAAAAAAGCCCGGAGCAGTGTGTAGAGGTTTTAAGACAGTGGCAAAAATTAAAAAATTGA
- a CDS encoding RsmE family RNA methyltransferase — MHTFYLPPEKWQEPYCLESDEAHHLSRVLRISAGEKIRVLDGRGRLGIFEVRTSSRKEAGLFPENIWRVPKPQTRLHLALGWNKSSRRSWLLEKAVELGVWRLVFWTGKNSQGRMDNASYQNWHKKIVTAAKQSRNPWFPEPVFLSGNVQELVQYARNIPVRIALWEQECQDDLVSLYQAGPEPDRVVAIGPEGGLTQEELQVLMQAGFKPASLGPRVLRWETAALSVLCLDMFFRHREEGKH; from the coding sequence ATGCACACCTTTTATCTACCCCCGGAAAAGTGGCAGGAGCCTTATTGCCTGGAGTCTGATGAAGCACACCATTTAAGCCGGGTGCTGCGCATTAGTGCCGGTGAAAAGATCCGTGTCCTGGATGGGCGGGGCAGACTGGGTATTTTCGAGGTCCGTACCAGCAGCAGGAAAGAAGCCGGTTTGTTTCCGGAAAATATCTGGAGGGTGCCAAAACCGCAGACCAGGTTGCACCTGGCTCTGGGCTGGAACAAAAGTTCCCGCCGCTCCTGGCTTCTGGAAAAGGCGGTGGAGCTTGGAGTATGGAGGCTTGTTTTCTGGACCGGCAAAAACAGCCAGGGCAGGATGGACAATGCCAGTTACCAAAACTGGCATAAAAAAATAGTCACGGCGGCCAAACAAAGCCGCAACCCCTGGTTCCCTGAGCCTGTGTTTCTTTCCGGGAATGTGCAGGAACTGGTGCAATACGCCCGTAATATACCTGTAAGAATCGCCCTGTGGGAGCAGGAATGCCAGGACGACCTAGTGAGTCTTTACCAGGCAGGCCCAGAACCGGACAGGGTGGTGGCCATCGGACCTGAAGGAGGACTTACACAGGAAGAACTGCAGGTGCTCATGCAGGCCGGCTTCAAGCCCGCTTCCCTTGGCCCCCGTGTGCTTCGCTGGGAAACGGCGGCCCTTAGCGTTTTATGCCTGGACATGTTCTTCAGGCACAGGGAAGAAGGTAAACATTGA
- a CDS encoding ArsR/SmtB family transcription factor gives MDIVRLFKSLGDETRLRLLHLLLHHELNVNELVRIMDMGQSRISRHLKILADSGLLQSRRDGSYIYYTRAGGADLAHLTDFIIQAGGSRQDFAADLEKTQELLDERKHRVKTFFNSLVDDWDLLKQEVLGDFSLKRIVAREAQGANTAADLGCGTGEMLLELGRHAQRVIGVDSSAGMLEKSRQRLSGSGVNADLRLGELEHLPIRNGETDLVVMEMVLRHVAVPLEGIKEVSRVLEPGGRFIMADFDRHDQEEIRYRYGGVWAGFDREQLRQWLQQAGLDLLQLEQHWVQQGLGVNVCLAVKPQGPSGKEVFTG, from the coding sequence TTGGATATCGTTAGACTGTTTAAATCCCTGGGCGATGAAACCAGGCTGCGTCTGCTGCACCTGCTGCTGCACCATGAGCTGAATGTGAACGAGCTGGTTCGCATCATGGACATGGGTCAGTCCCGCATTTCCAGGCACCTGAAGATCCTGGCGGACTCCGGGCTTCTGCAGTCCAGGCGAGACGGCAGCTACATATATTACACAAGGGCCGGGGGTGCGGATCTTGCTCATCTCACTGACTTTATAATTCAGGCCGGCGGATCACGGCAGGATTTTGCTGCTGACCTGGAAAAGACTCAGGAACTGCTGGATGAGCGCAAGCACAGGGTCAAGACTTTTTTCAACAGCCTTGTGGATGACTGGGATCTTTTAAAGCAGGAAGTGCTCGGGGACTTCAGCTTAAAGCGCATCGTAGCCCGGGAGGCCCAGGGAGCAAATACGGCAGCGGATCTCGGGTGCGGCACCGGGGAAATGCTTTTGGAGCTGGGCAGGCATGCCCAGCGGGTCATTGGAGTAGACAGTTCCGCCGGAATGCTGGAAAAGTCCAGGCAAAGGCTTTCCGGGTCAGGGGTAAATGCAGACCTGCGGCTGGGGGAACTGGAGCACCTGCCTATCAGAAACGGAGAAACCGACCTGGTGGTCATGGAGATGGTCCTGCGTCATGTAGCAGTTCCCTTAGAAGGGATAAAAGAGGTCAGCAGGGTCCTGGAACCGGGAGGGCGGTTTATCATGGCCGACTTTGACCGGCACGACCAAGAAGAGATCCGCTACAGGTATGGCGGGGTCTGGGCAGGCTTCGACAGGGAGCAGCTCAGGCAGTGGCTGCAGCAGGCCGGGCTGGACCTTCTGCAGCTGGAACAGCACTGGGTGCAGCAGGGACTAGGCGTTAATGTATGCCTGGCTGTCAAGCCGCAAGGTCCTTCCGGGAAAGAAGTTTTTACAGGGTAA
- a CDS encoding SpoIIE family protein phosphatase, whose translation MFKTMRSRLVAIIALILLLTAAVIIYFTHRDVGREVTRLEQNNAENILNSVFLNIQGVYRGLIFDRVSSIDRAKDRLHREVRMILSGLDLPEAPVETPAREFEKSGKDELLEWLQALGQGDTEFFVADPGQDIIFSSREGLKGRNLDQMQDLRGEPISDAVNREESPRRQYIVFSPESKETEKDQNLAYLSSFPGLEWVLGAFVDISSIEEAEKDRMQELIQELQDQFRQVSLAESGSLFIFREDGEMVVPPHEPAHEEELAPHLPGLARQSLQSETGRSTLDTGQGYMIVLTRYFRPLDWYLSAMIPEAEIRAPAQGMVQRQSWLIAGIFLLGALAAVFFVRHISRPLSLLAGHTRDLAGKDLASDDFESEKIIALTRKHHDEVGELAGSFVYMQEELKKNVRKLLETTAAKERYESELSLARDIQMSIVPRKFPAFPDIREFDLFAILEPAREVGGDLYDFFLLDEQHLCFTVGDVSDKGMPAALYMAITRTLIQSHAAKEKSPAGIMARVNNDLSRDNPKSMFVTLIIGILDMSTGEIRYANAGHNLPIHMDAQGGLSFVKGISGPVAGAMEDLPYRELLVTLNPGESLFLYTDGVTEAMNQKQELFSDERLLQTAMQAKNQELQKLLHDIRKEIRTFSADVPQSDDITMFVLRYYGPGASLKPDR comes from the coding sequence ATGTTCAAAACCATGCGCTCCAGGCTTGTTGCCATTATTGCTCTTATCCTGCTGCTTACTGCTGCAGTCATCATCTATTTCACGCACCGTGATGTAGGCAGGGAAGTGACCAGGCTGGAACAGAACAATGCCGAAAACATCCTCAACTCCGTCTTTCTCAATATCCAGGGAGTCTACAGGGGACTTATCTTCGACCGGGTCAGCAGTATTGACCGGGCCAAAGACCGACTGCACCGCGAAGTACGCATGATCCTCTCAGGCCTGGACCTGCCTGAGGCACCGGTAGAGACCCCGGCCCGGGAATTCGAGAAATCCGGCAAGGATGAACTCTTAGAGTGGCTGCAGGCCCTTGGGCAAGGCGACACTGAATTTTTTGTCGCTGATCCAGGCCAAGACATTATTTTTTCCTCCCGGGAAGGCCTTAAGGGACGAAACCTGGACCAGATGCAGGACTTAAGGGGAGAACCCATTTCAGATGCCGTGAACAGGGAAGAAAGCCCCCGCAGGCAATACATTGTCTTTTCCCCGGAATCAAAGGAGACTGAAAAGGACCAGAACCTGGCCTACCTGAGCAGTTTTCCCGGGCTGGAATGGGTCCTGGGGGCATTCGTGGACATATCCTCCATTGAAGAGGCTGAAAAGGACCGCATGCAGGAACTGATTCAGGAGCTGCAGGATCAGTTCAGGCAGGTCAGCCTGGCTGAAAGCGGATCACTTTTTATTTTCCGGGAGGACGGGGAGATGGTGGTCCCGCCCCACGAACCTGCACATGAAGAGGAGCTTGCCCCTCACCTGCCCGGTCTGGCCCGGCAAAGTCTCCAGAGCGAAACCGGCCGCAGCACCCTGGATACCGGTCAGGGATACATGATTGTCCTGACCAGGTACTTCAGGCCTCTGGACTGGTACTTGAGCGCCATGATCCCCGAGGCCGAAATCAGGGCCCCTGCCCAGGGCATGGTCCAGAGACAGTCGTGGCTCATTGCCGGCATTTTCCTTTTGGGGGCTTTGGCAGCCGTATTTTTCGTGCGCCACATATCCAGGCCCTTGTCCCTGCTGGCCGGGCACACCCGGGATCTGGCGGGCAAAGACCTGGCTTCGGACGATTTTGAGTCGGAAAAGATCATTGCCCTGACCAGGAAGCATCATGACGAAGTGGGCGAGCTGGCCGGCTCATTTGTATACATGCAGGAAGAGCTCAAAAAAAATGTCCGCAAGCTCCTGGAAACCACTGCAGCCAAGGAGAGATACGAAAGCGAACTCTCCCTGGCCAGAGACATTCAGATGAGCATAGTGCCCAGGAAGTTTCCGGCCTTCCCGGACATCAGGGAGTTTGATCTTTTCGCCATTCTTGAGCCTGCCAGGGAGGTGGGTGGCGACCTGTATGACTTTTTCCTGCTGGATGAGCAGCATTTGTGTTTTACAGTGGGAGACGTATCAGACAAGGGCATGCCAGCGGCCCTGTATATGGCCATTACCAGGACCCTCATCCAGAGCCATGCCGCCAAGGAAAAGTCCCCGGCAGGGATAATGGCCCGGGTGAATAACGACCTGAGCAGGGACAACCCCAAGAGCATGTTTGTCACCCTCATTATCGGCATCCTGGACATGTCCACCGGCGAGATCAGATACGCCAATGCCGGTCACAATCTGCCCATACACATGGATGCCCAGGGCGGGCTTTCTTTTGTCAAGGGCATAAGCGGCCCTGTGGCCGGGGCCATGGAAGACCTGCCCTACAGGGAGCTTCTGGTAACCTTGAACCCTGGTGAAAGCCTTTTTCTGTATACCGACGGCGTTACCGAAGCCATGAACCAGAAACAGGAACTCTTTTCCGATGAAAGGCTGCTGCAGACGGCCATGCAGGCCAAAAACCAGGAACTGCAAAAGCTTTTGCATGACATCCGCAAAGAGATCAGGACATTCTCGGCAGATGTGCCCCAGTCCGACGACATCACCATGTTTGTTCTGAGATACTACGGTCCCGGCGCTTCCTTAAAACCGGACAGGTAA
- a CDS encoding cob(I)yrinic acid a,c-diamide adenosyltransferase, with the protein MGGKSEKQALILVYTGEGKGKTSAAVGQALRALGAGLSVGFGQFFKRDSQSGEQKILKKLLPAGMFLASGEGFYRDGHDHERHRAKALDLVDWAGEKIQGKAQMLVLDEALYALNRGLIDRRELEFILDGAANSGTTLVLTGRDLPDWLKDRADLVSEIHLIKHHFEQNIPARKGIEF; encoded by the coding sequence GTGGGAGGAAAATCTGAAAAACAGGCCCTGATCCTGGTCTACACCGGGGAGGGCAAGGGCAAGACCTCGGCCGCCGTGGGCCAGGCACTGCGCGCTCTGGGCGCCGGACTGAGCGTTGGTTTCGGGCAGTTCTTCAAGCGTGATTCCCAGTCCGGAGAGCAGAAAATTCTGAAAAAGCTGCTGCCCGCGGGCATGTTTCTGGCTTCCGGAGAAGGCTTTTACCGTGACGGGCACGATCATGAGCGCCATCGGGCCAAGGCCCTGGACCTGGTGGACTGGGCCGGGGAAAAAATACAGGGAAAAGCTCAAATGCTGGTTCTGGACGAGGCTCTGTACGCCCTGAACCGGGGACTGATCGACCGCCGGGAGCTGGAATTTATCCTGGACGGGGCTGCAAACAGCGGCACCACTCTGGTACTCACCGGCAGGGACCTGCCGGACTGGCTCAAAGACAGAGCAGACCTGGTTTCGGAAATCCACCTGATCAAACATCACTTCGAGCAGAACATCCCCGCCCGCAAAGGGATAGAGTTTTAA
- a CDS encoding adenylyl-sulfate kinase — MQTLAAVATGLFCAASWLNGNTGRDPQQPGTVIWFTGLPGCGKSSICDFVLSMLRDKGFDPVLLRMDDRRKQYFPRPEYTREEREKAYGLFAREAVEYARQGRLVLMDATAPRLEMRKRVRDRVPVFAEIHIYCTLDTAMHRERSRPGGQVMAELYDKALERKKTGRDFPGLGMVIGVDQEFEVDPEAEMTLENDHLSLQEAGQKVSNFILENILCK; from the coding sequence ATGCAGACACTTGCCGCTGTCGCAACAGGCCTTTTTTGTGCAGCATCCTGGCTGAATGGAAATACAGGCAGAGATCCGCAACAACCCGGAACAGTCATCTGGTTTACCGGGCTGCCCGGATGTGGCAAAAGCAGCATCTGCGATTTCGTTTTGTCCATGCTCCGGGACAAAGGCTTTGACCCGGTTCTGCTTCGCATGGATGACCGGCGCAAGCAATATTTTCCAAGGCCCGAATACACCAGGGAGGAACGGGAAAAGGCTTACGGGCTTTTTGCCAGGGAAGCAGTAGAGTACGCCCGGCAGGGCCGCCTGGTGCTTATGGACGCCACCGCCCCCAGGCTTGAAATGCGCAAAAGAGTTCGAGACCGGGTCCCTGTTTTTGCTGAAATTCATATCTACTGCACCCTGGACACAGCCATGCACAGGGAGCGCTCCAGGCCCGGTGGGCAGGTCATGGCCGAGCTTTATGACAAAGCCCTGGAGAGGAAAAAAACCGGCCGGGATTTTCCCGGACTGGGTATGGTCATCGGTGTGGACCAGGAGTTCGAGGTGGACCCGGAAGCCGAAATGACCCTGGAAAACGACCACCTGAGCCTGCAGGAAGCCGGACAGAAGGTGAGTAACTTCATCCTGGAAAACATTCTTTGCAAGTAA
- a CDS encoding D-sedoheptulose 7-phosphate isomerase, which produces MQDKSLDIIHAHARDGSRARDAFFEKNALELAAISRTIAASMVAGGKVLFCGNGGSAADAQHLAAEFVNRFLLERPPLPAIALTTDTSILTAISNDYHFHEVFVKQVKALGRSGDILVGISTSGGSDNINKALHQALELDMVTVGLTGKKGREPMQACCSHLLVVDEESTPIIQEVHIAAGHILCMLVDHYLFEKPQESKKGQGC; this is translated from the coding sequence ATGCAGGACAAAAGCCTGGATATTATTCATGCCCACGCCCGGGACGGGTCCAGGGCCAGGGACGCTTTTTTCGAGAAAAACGCTTTAGAACTTGCAGCCATCAGCAGAACAATCGCCGCAAGCATGGTGGCCGGGGGCAAGGTGCTTTTCTGCGGAAATGGCGGCAGCGCGGCCGATGCCCAGCACCTGGCGGCTGAATTCGTAAACCGCTTTCTTCTGGAAAGGCCACCTTTGCCGGCCATTGCCCTGACCACGGATACCTCTATACTTACAGCCATAAGCAATGATTATCATTTCCACGAGGTATTCGTAAAGCAGGTCAAGGCCCTGGGTCGCTCCGGGGATATCCTGGTGGGCATATCCACCTCCGGGGGCAGCGACAATATCAACAAGGCCCTGCATCAGGCCCTGGAATTGGATATGGTCACAGTGGGGCTCACGGGTAAAAAGGGCCGGGAGCCCATGCAGGCATGCTGCTCTCACCTGCTCGTGGTGGACGAGGAATCAACCCCCATCATCCAGGAGGTGCACATTGCCGCCGGGCACATCCTCTGCATGCTTGTGGATCACTACCTTTTTGAAAAACCACAGGAATCGAAAAAGGGTCAGGGATGCTGA